The genomic DNA ATGCATATTTCGATATATAAATATAGCACatgcggttttctttttttttggcttcccTACGTCTTGTGGTAAAGAGTTTAGTTATTTAAGTTTCTAGTTTTCCTGGGCCGTCTAGTTGTGTTGGGCCGTTTAGCTTACTCCACGTCTCGGAGAAATCACCGATAAGGTTTGTAATtatcggtttcaagtttgaatgtattttattttatcaatcATGTAATTAACTCGTTcgttaacccttttattttaactttcctGTTTTAGAACCAGCGCTTCGGAAGGATTGTCGCTAGGCTGCGTATCATCGGTGTTTTTAGGAGAAACCAAATAAAGTGTCAGTCGTTTTCGCTGTTCCGGTTTTCTTGCCTTTATACACACAATACCTCTATCCCAGTAATGGTGAAGAGGAACTTGATACAGAAAACGTCTCACCACCGAAAACGCCAGACTACCGTCCAAACGAGGAGGACGAAGAAATGCTAAACACAGATGACGAAAATGATACGGAGAGCAGCCCTCCGCCATCACAACCAAGACCAACCCTGAATTTACAGAGCCCGCCAAAGGGACACAGGGAAAACCGCCTAGCAATGAGCTACAAGCCTAACAGCCCGCCAAAACCCAACTTGCCGAAGCGAGgccagaaaagaaaatacaCGGATCACAAAACCGTGGAGAACAAAATAGCAAAGACTGAAAACTCTATAAAACTATTAGAGGAACACCTAACAAATCGGACTTGTCCGAAATCTTTGCGATACACGGCGAAACCAAATATTACGCCGGACGATATATTTGAAAAAGAACTAAAGGACATTACCCTAGATGCTGAACAAAGCCTAGTAGATGCCTTAACTCGCTTCCACAAACGTAAGCTCGAAGGCCAGAAAAAGAAAGTAAGGGCATTTTCACAACCTAATGCTCGCAGAAACAAATATGTGACAAGGCAACCTTGCAATGATTCGCAATCGGAAAACCACATTGAAAACCACAACAATGTAAACTTATCCGATTTGCAGAAACAGATTTCAGATttgaaaaacattgtttttttcacATGTACTTATGAACTCTGCAAATAAACAGGATAAACAGTATAACAGTGTGTTCTCTGACTCTACGAAAGCTGGCCACCAAACCAGCAAGGGTGTTTCTAAAAACAAACGGTGCAAAAACCGAAGAAACACATCTGGAAAAAGGCGGGCAGCCAAACAAAGGGAATTAAACAAAAGTTCCTTAGAAACCTTTCAACCCATCAGCTATCTGACGACCAGGTCAACATGCTATCAAGGGGCCTCAAATTTATCCCAACACCCATGACTAACAAAACCACAATCAGGCGACAACTCTTGTGGGATTTTGAACAATTCGCGAGAAAAATGCGCCTCCAATACATATTTCACGGACAAGACAAAGAACCACATCCTTTTCATGTCAAATCAAATTGGATGCCTCCGGTTCAACAATCCATTGCCCTTGAAAGCTATTTAGAAAGTGTCAAAGCACAACTTGCTGATATCAAAatcaatagatcgttttcagtCACGTGACCACTTTATAATTGGCCGTCATATTGGTGCACACGTAATCAGTGAACTCGTATCGCGTGAGCTctaaaaaaatggttttgtgTGCGATTTTTGGCTGTGGAACCCGAACTGTTCGTGATAAAGGAGTTCATATGGCAAGAATTCCTTCAGTGGTAACGAATCAAGGCGAAGAAACAAGAATTCTTAGCGAGAAAAGGCGAAAAAAATGGATTTCTGCCATCAGCTGAAAAGACCTCACGGACAGCATTTTGGAGCACGGACGAGTCTGTGGTAGACATTTTATCTCAGGGAAAGCTGCAAAATTGTGGGATAGGTACAATCCAGATTGGATTCCAACCCAGAATTTAGGCCATAATAAATGTGATGCCGCAGAAAAACTTCAAGCAGATCTAGAAGCTGCCAGGAAACGAGACGAGAGGGTCAGAGATTGTGAGATGAAGCGTGTTGCGGCAGAATATGAAAAGCGGCTCAGGGAAGAAATCGAGGCCAAGCGACAGAAAATTGGCGAACCAGGGGAAAAGGTCAGTGACATTTCTTTCAATTCGGACTCAGGGATGGAAGTGGAAACTGAAACAGGGACAGCTACTCAAACTGAGGAGTTCGATTATTTATTTCACACCTCGACAACGAGAAGGTGAGATTTTACACTGGATTGCCTGCTTATGATGTCCTCCAAACAGTTTTACAGTATGTttcaaaattcgttgtaagAAAGTCGCCAACATTGTCACAGTTTCAAGAATTTGTTCTCACTTTAATGAAACTTAAACTTAACATGCCAATGCAGGATCTTGCTTACCGCTTTGGTATTTCCATTGCAACAGTTTCAAGGACATTCTCTGCATGGATGGTCGTCCCTGATGCTAGATTAGCCTTTCTAATAAGGTGGCCAGAGCGTGAAGACTTATGGCAGACCATGCCTCAATGCTTTCAAGTTTCctttggcaacaaaactacagtatTTATTGACTGCTTTGAGGTCTTCATCAATAGACCGTCCAATCTCATGGCCAGAGCACAAACTTATTCCAACTATAAAAGTCATAACACCGTAAAAATATTGGTTGGAATAACTCCACAAGGGAGTATTTCATTTGCGTCAAATGCTTGGGGTGGCAGAAAATCCGACAAGTTTCTTACTGACAATTGTGGAATTCTTAAGAAGCTTCTTCCTGGAGATTTGGTAATGGCTGATCGTGGATTTACCATCCAGGATAGCCTGATATTCTACCGAGCCCAACTTGCAATTCCAGCATTTACGAGAGGAAAGTACCAGTTGGACCCAGTAGATGTCGAGGGAACCTGTGGCATTGCAAATGTCCGAATACACGTGGAAAGGATAATTGGGCTTTTGAGGAGAAAGTACACAATTCTTTCTGGAATTTTGCCAATTGACTTCTTACAGTGTGACCCTAATGGTTCCCAAGAGGCTAAAATTCCTGATTGACAGAATTATTACAGTTTGTGCTGCTTTGACAAACCTTTCCAATGGTATTGTACCTCTGGATTGAATAATTATTCCTATTATGGGGtttcttagagcggttttcactTGAGTGTGGAAAGTAATTTGCGTTTACTTTGGTGTTGCGTTTActatgctttgtgattggtttagaAAATCCCCGCCACTTTCTTAACCCAAAACAAATCacaagtaaaaccaaaaccaatcatgagTTGCTCACGCAAGTTTTCTGCATTTCGTGCAATCACTTCGAGTCTTGATTGGACAATGGATTGCTCTGCATCCTCTGTGATTGgccagagtaattactttggttttggttttacgacactcagttgaaaactgctctatcagatagtcaattttgaggcaaataaaaagtaaaaacagaaagctttCACTACATGAAGGATAGCATTCCCTCATTTAGTTCTATTGACACCCTAAACGCTAGCTTTCTGCTCcacttttttgctccactttacaATTTGAGGTCAGAGCAGATGTCTCTCTCAATTTCGTGAAAattgcccctgaaaagacatTGTGGACTTCCCAATAATATCCATAGAGGAAAGGTTACCAAGCCTTGTGAAGCACATGGAAATCATGGCTTCtttgcaaagtagattgtgatgtTTACTGGCACTCAAGACTTGGTTCAATATGGGCCACtatgttaaaaaaaacgtaGCGACTCAGTCAAAGGCTAATATTTTCGCGACCCTGAAAGCTACGATGACAAAATTGTGGAAATAGCTAGGGGAACTTGtgagcattcagaaaatgctTGGTTGGAACCCACTTATGCCTTGCTTGAATCAGGAGCAACATTGAAAGAAGTGGTCTCGAAAAATGTTATTGCGTAATTGCGGAACAGAAAAAGCGTAGCGACTGTTTTGAGAAGTGATTTCTTCATTTGTAGTGGATCCCTCAAACTAATTTTTCTGTAAGTTAAAGCACAAGGTATGAGCATTTAGTTGAGATGGTTTTGAACCCACAGATATCAATTAttgaagacttgtttcaaacaataacctagtgcgcgccagaattccaaaacacagcgttacagtaaggaaactaaagaattttgaatctttttaatgagttttaataaacttgaatTGTTGAAATTTGGCTCATATGTAGTATTTACTGCGTGTTATCACTGGTTATTGTCCGTTAAACCACATAAGTGTTCTCtcttatgaaaaatggttttgaagagtttcaatttgaaaattgtgttacgcattacactcaaaattttcctatttttctatccttttcctttgttttctcaagaaaagAAAGTCGCTCACCCTTTTTACACCCTGTATGCTAATCAACAAGGATAACCTTAGCATTCAGCAAAAATGTAGCTTTATGGAAGAcgttaaactgaataaatcagGAAATGTTTCTGAGTCACCCCCAATTGGGTATGGTGATTGTGCTACAcatccaaaccgttttctacctgaacacgaaaagccttgactgtgtaagaattgtagttgatgtagtatggccgtgtatccacatcaagccacagaaagcacGCAAAAAATGAAGTCTCTTTTaagtttaggtgagttaacctgagttgagcctgcaatccaatcaaaaaccagtagTTGTTAGCTGTCAACttccaaaaaacagctgaccttgatgagctctaagcttgagcctgtGACATGGTCAAAGCAGAcatggtcagcagataccttgttttcaaaGGTATAAATTgctcaaaacatggatgtccgaaatcaaagatgtatgctgtaaactagcaggATACTGGTCacgttggcatacatggaggggtggacgtatgTACCTACGgacgatcgatgacgtcatagctcacaaaccaaaatttctctcatcaatgggttaccatattttcttaattatggttCTTCATGCGCGCATACCTTTGGCACACACGGAGCTCCGCTTTAATGACAAGAACCATTCATGAGATAAATTAATGTGGTCATCAATATAAAAATACTTGGATCTTTAAAttcaataaagaaaaaaatatatatccctCAAGGGGGATCGACTCGCCTTTGTAAAAAGGGACGGAGGAAGAAATGAACTTCTGCTcattcagaaaaaaattaagacgGAATGCACCAGCAAATACTGACTATTTATAATTTCACTGGACAAAAACCTTGTACCAGAATGATTTAAAGCATATTGCATTCGTTTAACATTTTAAGGGTCAAAGTTGTTCTGTAATGATGcccaagaaaatttcttatgGGAGCCTGAGAAAATGAATGCATGACGAGACGCAAGTGGGTATGAACTGGAAGTACCGGATTGCTGATTTAATTAAATTGTGGTTTTCCCAGTAATGACTCTTCTGTCAACAAAGAGAGTTAATCGTATTAATATGTCCGTGATCTAATTAAGTCTTGACAAATAACATGCATTTCTGTCATTTGAGAACAAGCCATTTTTTAATCACATGGCACAGCCACGTTGATTAATTGTGTGGTTCctgaaaatatccatacccccaccacggaagaccattggaaattccgagggagagggggggttaaagggcagtaatttccaaggggtaggTGGGTTTTGTGGGAAACTACTTTCCCAAAGGGTCACGAACCacatacaaaacattgaaagcaacatacgatcgatctgaa from Montipora capricornis isolate CH-2021 chromosome 2, ASM3666992v2, whole genome shotgun sequence includes the following:
- the LOC138037215 gene encoding uncharacterized protein, which encodes MPMQDLAYRFGISIATVSRTFSAWMVVPDARLAFLIRWPEREDLWQTMPQCFQVSFGNKTTVFIDCFEVFINRPSNLMARAQTYSNYKSHNTVKILVGITPQGSISFASNAWGGRKSDKFLTDNCGILKKLLPGDLVMADRGFTIQDSLIFYRAQLAIPAFTRGKYQLDPVDVEGTCGIANVRIHVERIIGLLRRKYTILSGILPIDFLQCDPNGSQEAKIPD